A segment of the Streptomyces sp. P9-A2 genome:
GCCCAGTCGTGGGCCAAGGCACTGCCGGCTTCCCAGGTCCATCTTCATTCCTGCAGGTCCCGGACGAGTACATGATTGAGCCGGCGTAGCGCGTTCGGCCGGTTCGGCCCCTCGTTGAGGGCGTCAGCAGGACTCATCAGGTAGTCGATGAGCCTGCAGAAGGGCTCCGGGGGCTGAGCAGGACCGCCGTGCGGCTCGGCCGGCATCGCTTCAAGGACGTCGGCCATCCAACGGTGCCGGCGCGAGCCGTCGTGCACCCAGTCCGTGCCGAGCTCGGCGAAGAACTCGGTGGTATACGTGCTGGTTCGGTAAGGGAAGCACTTCGGTTCCGATGAGCTGTCGGGATCGTCGGAGCCGAGGTTTCCGCACACCAGGTCACCGAGAGATTCGAGCGTTCCCTTCCTGGACTTCACGACAGAGCCCCTCCCCGTCACCGCCGCGTCTCGGCCACGCATGCCCCGCCCTTATGCCGGCCCGCCGCACGGCGAAGGCTGCAGACCGTCCCACCTTCTGGGCGCACCTGGGCGCCCGTGTACGTGACCTTCGCTCCCGCAAGGTCAATAATTCAGACAAGAGGACTTCAGCCGGCCCGCAACCAACCACCCAGCAGATCTGACGGCCCGTCACCAAAGTCAGCTTTAAGTCAGCATCAGTACCGCCACAGCCCGCTTCCGGCCGCTACGGACCGCCAGGACCGAGAACTTCCCCTACCTGCTCTGACCAGCAAAAACGCAGGTCGAAGACCCACCTGCCAAGCCCTCTAGGAGGTACCCGTGAAGATGTTGATCAACGTCTCGTAGTTTGGCGCGGCCGCAGGTCAGACCCATGCTGAGAGGCCCATGGTCAGCAAACTCCCAGCATGAGTCAGGAGACCTGTACTTGGCGCCCCAGCTCGTACGCGGAATGGGCAGCTTCTTCAAGAGCTGCGCCTGCGTCCGCCAGAACCGTTGCTCTCACCCCTATTCCATTCGCTACCGGGACGCTTCCGGCTGCCAGCGCGAGGAGACGGGGCATGCGACACAACAGGCGGCACTGGACCGACTGACCAAGGTCTACAAAGAGAAGCGGAGTACTCCACGCGCCCAGGCCGACCTCAAACGTGAGATCGGAAAGCAGCGCTTCGGGGAATACTCCTCCACCTGGCTCACCAGGCAACGTCACTACGCCCCTGGCAGTGTCCGCGCGGTCAGGCAGGTCCTCAACAGCCAGATTCTCCCGGTGCTCGAGTCACGGCGGATGAAAACGTTCACGGCGACGGTCGTCGACGACTTCATCATGTCGATGGAGGAACGTTCCGTCGGACTGGCCGCCCAACAGAACGCCTTCGACACCCTCAAAAAGATCCTTCTCGACGCACGCCGTCGCGGCGGGATCACCGAGGACCCGTTCGAGGGTGTCATCCCGCCCGAGTACACACCCCGCAAGATTGATATCCCGTCGCTGGACGAGATACACGAGCTGAAGTCCGCCAGCAGCGACGGGCTACGGCTCGTCATCGATCTCATGTCCGGCTGCGGTCTCCGCAACGGAGAAGCATTTGCCGCGAATCTGGAACGGATGGTCGCGGACGACGTCTACCGCATCACCGAACAAATCGAGGGAAAGATGCGAAGACGGGCACCGTTGAAACACCGCAAGTTCGGAGAGTTCCGCGAAACCCCGATGCCGTGGGCCGTGCGGGAGTCCCTCCTCCGCTACGAGAAGGAGCACGGCACCGACGCAAACGGATACCTGCTCCGGACCCAGCGTTCTCCATACTGGGCTCACACGACACTTGAATACCAGTGGGGCGCCGCCAAGAAGCGGGCGGGCGTCACCAGGAGGCTCACTACCTACTCCTTGCGTCATTTTTTCGCCTCGAACTGTCTGACCAAGGGAATACCCATTACAGACGTGGCGGAATGGATGGGGCACAGGAACATCAACATGACCTTCAAGATCTACCGGCATCTCATGCCGGCGTCGATCGGACGGGCCGCGAAGCTCCTGAACGAGGGTTTGTAAAACGGAAGGGGGCCGGGATGATTCCCGGCCCCCTTCAGGTGACCTTCTGCTGCTGGGCCCACTTGTCCAGATCAATGATCTTGAACCTGAGTTTTCCGCCGAAGTAGTACCGCGGCAGCCCATGCCGCCTGGATTCCCGGTACATCCAGCGCCGACTCACGGCGAGGTATGCCGCTGCTTCATCGACTCCCAGATACCGGCTCATCCGCTCGCCGCATGCTCCGTGCATCGAATCGGTTCGGCTCATACTGAGGTCACCTCGCACGTAGCCTGCGCAGCGCTCGAAGCCCTCGAGCGGGCATTGGCACGACGCTCTTGTCGGAGGAGCTTCTTCACATGCGCCTCCGAAACCTTGAGAACCCTGGCCAGTTGTGGAATCGACGTCCTGGACTCAGCAGCCCATCGGATCAACTCTTGCCTCTCTGGCTGGGTGAGATACACGTCCCTCCCGGCCAGCGCTGCCGCAACCCTGACGGGATCACACCTCAGCTCGAAGCGATGCCGGATGGCTCTGCGTTCCTCTTCCGTCAGGCCACCTCGTATACCGGCAGCGTCGCCACATTCCAAAGCAGCTTCAAGACATGCCTCCCTGACTGCACAGGACGAGCAGATCCCTTTGGCAAGGTGGAGGCGCTGCTCATCCGCGAGCGTTCCGGGGAAGAAAAGATCAGGGTCCTTCATTGCCTCAGCGGCTACGGCACATGCCGCCCTCGCCTGCCAGGTCTGGTCTCCTCTGATCCGGGGAGCAGGGTGTCCTTCGCACATCACTGACGCTTCCTGTTCGATGCCTGCACTGAGCTTGTGGGCCTCATATGGCCAACAGAGGTACAAGCATCCGGACGATCGCCGGTTTCCCTAACCGGCGATCGTCGGCTATATTTTCGCCCTTGTCGTATCGTTGGCACCCTTGGTTACTGACGGTTCTGTACGGTGAGTGGCGTAACTCCCATCCAGGGTCCGTCAGTTAGACCGTGTCCTATGTGGTGAGGCGGACGAGTCGCTTGTAGCAGCACAACGCGGCGGCCAGGCCGGGAAAGGCCAGGTAGTTACGGGGGTGGCGTTCGTAGCGGTGGTTGAGCCGGCGGTAGCCGGTCAGCCAGGACATGGTCCGCTCGATGACCCATCGGCGGCGCCCCAACCGTTCACTGGACTCGATGCCCTTGCGGGCGATGCGCACGCCGATCCGCTTGCCTCGCAGCCATTTCCGCAGGTGGGGGACGTCGTACGCCTTGTCGGCATGCAGGCGCTGGGGCTTGAAGTACCGGCCGCGGTAGGGGTCGTGTCTCGTTTGGTGACCGGCGATCATGGGCTTCAGCGCTTGGCTGTCGTGGGTGTTGGCGGCGGAGAGGCCGACGAGGAGGGGCAGCCCGTTCACGTCCGACAGAACGTGCATCTTGGAACCCGGCTTGCCCCGGTCCACGGGGCTCGAGCCGGTGAGTTCGCCCCGTTACCGTTTTCGTGGCCCCGCAATGGGGTTCCCGGTCTCCGGGTCCGGCATGACTTGAGCCCCTTGTCGATCATGGTCGAAAAAGTGGTGTCACCGGGTCGGGAGGCATTGGCAGACCGCTGATCAGGGGCATGACCGCTCGCCGCGCTCGTCGAGGTAAAGCAGGCCTTCGTAACGTGGATGCCGGCACGCTGATGCCGCAGACGAGGCCGGGAAGAGTGTCTGCTGGGGAGGGGTAAGTGAGCGACAAGGGTGAGATCGATGTGTACCTCGGTCTGGACGTCGGCAAGAGTGAGCATCACGGCACCGCACTGACACAAGCGGGCAAGAAAGTGTTCGACAAGGCGCTGCCCAACAGTGAACCGCGGTTGCGTGAGCTGTTCGAGAAGCTGCAGGCCAGGCACGGAACAGTGCTGGTTGTGGTGGACCAGCCAGCCTCGATCGGCGCCCTGCCGCTGGCCGTTGCCCGCGACGCCGGCTGTCGTGTCGCTTATCTGCCGGGACTGACGATGCGGCGGATCGCCGACCTCTACCCCGGCAAGTCGAAGACCGACGCCCGCGACGCTGCGGTCATCGCCGATGCCGCCCGCACCATGCCGCACACTCTGCGCGACCTGGCGCCGGACGACGAGACCATCGCCGAGCTGAACATGCTCGTGGGCTTCGACGACGACCTGGCCGGCGAGGTCACCCGCACCAAGAACCGTCTGCGCGGGCTGCTGACCCAGATCCATCCCTCACTCGAGCGGGTCCTGGGTCCTCGCCTGGATCACCCGGCAGTCCTGTTCCTCCTCGAACGCTACGGCTCACCAGCACAGTTACGGAAAGCCGACAGGCGACGGCTGGTATCCATGCTGAAGCCCAGGGCACCGCGCTTGGCGG
Coding sequences within it:
- a CDS encoding tyrosine-type recombinase/integrase; translated protein: MGSFFKSCACVRQNRCSHPYSIRYRDASGCQREETGHATQQAALDRLTKVYKEKRSTPRAQADLKREIGKQRFGEYSSTWLTRQRHYAPGSVRAVRQVLNSQILPVLESRRMKTFTATVVDDFIMSMEERSVGLAAQQNAFDTLKKILLDARRRGGITEDPFEGVIPPEYTPRKIDIPSLDEIHELKSASSDGLRLVIDLMSGCGLRNGEAFAANLERMVADDVYRITEQIEGKMRRRAPLKHRKFGEFRETPMPWAVRESLLRYEKEHGTDANGYLLRTQRSPYWAHTTLEYQWGAAKKRAGVTRRLTTYSLRHFFASNCLTKGIPITDVAEWMGHRNINMTFKIYRHLMPASIGRAAKLLNEGL
- a CDS encoding helix-turn-helix domain-containing protein; translation: MSRTDSMHGACGERMSRYLGVDEAAAYLAVSRRWMYRESRRHGLPRYYFGGKLRFKIIDLDKWAQQQKVT
- a CDS encoding WhiB family transcriptional regulator; amino-acid sequence: MCEGHPAPRIRGDQTWQARAACAVAAEAMKDPDLFFPGTLADEQRLHLAKGICSSCAVREACLEAALECGDAAGIRGGLTEEERRAIRHRFELRCDPVRVAAALAGRDVYLTQPERQELIRWAAESRTSIPQLARVLKVSEAHVKKLLRQERRANARSRASSAAQATCEVTSV